A part of Halobaculum sp. MBLA0143 genomic DNA contains:
- a CDS encoding type I 3-dehydroquinate dehydratase, whose protein sequence is MFDGFRLAASTADLTEEPAARAEADLLEFRADLADDPRAALDDYDGELPLLVTNRPVWEGGEADPEGRLSLLAEAVDHEAVVAVDVELAALRGRTEPGDTGASRLRERAAAAGVTVVASVHDFEGTPDDGTLDGLFSAAAEAGDIGKVAVTATDTADALALLSATQRATDRGHRVAAMAMGAAGAHTRAVAPVYGSLIGYAPVRTDAATAPGQYDLTTLRRLVDGLVPLNAR, encoded by the coding sequence ATGTTCGACGGATTTCGCTTGGCCGCTTCGACGGCCGACCTGACCGAAGAGCCGGCCGCCAGAGCCGAGGCTGACCTCCTGGAGTTTCGCGCGGATCTCGCGGACGACCCGCGGGCGGCGTTGGACGACTACGACGGGGAACTCCCTCTGCTCGTGACCAATCGCCCGGTCTGGGAGGGTGGTGAGGCCGACCCGGAGGGACGGCTCTCCCTGCTCGCGGAGGCTGTCGACCACGAGGCCGTGGTCGCGGTCGACGTGGAGTTGGCCGCGCTCCGGGGCCGGACGGAGCCGGGGGACACGGGCGCGTCGAGGCTCCGGGAGCGGGCCGCAGCCGCGGGCGTGACCGTCGTCGCCTCCGTCCACGACTTCGAGGGGACACCCGACGACGGCACCTTGGACGGGCTGTTCTCCGCGGCCGCCGAGGCGGGCGACATCGGGAAGGTGGCCGTCACCGCGACGGACACCGCCGACGCGCTCGCGCTCCTGTCTGCGACCCAGCGCGCGACGGACCGCGGCCACCGTGTCGCCGCGATGGCGATGGGTGCCGCCGGCGCCCACACCCGCGCCGTCGCCCCCGTCTACGGCTCCCTGATCGGCTACGCGCCCGTCCGGACGGACGCGGCGACCGCACCCGGCCAGTACGACCTGACGACGCTCCGGCGGCTCGTCGACGGACTCGTCCCGTTGAACGCGCGGTAG
- a CDS encoding LD-carboxypeptidase, whose protein sequence is MTSRRPPPVREDGRVALVAPGVPVSARRTALAATRLRSVFGLTTTRYPTARRSPADGPAPPAERAEELMRAFSDPAVDAVFAVADGGPAARVVSHLDEGRLRRHPTRLFGTGRVDAVRLFLWRLGVVSWGVSAHPALTREAGVDGRLRDGLSRALFGRLGDVTSPTASADGDDGRRSLGDETASRSGWRWRDRGTVAGPVWGGRLGVVRRELCAARLSPAPERLEGAVLALSAGGALPPGTAVTRLLGALGRRGWLTRVDGLLLARPPGGETPAVSTVFEAAERQLARHAPDTTLLAGVAFGGSTPAVPLPLGATARLVPDTGGLVFE, encoded by the coding sequence GTGACGAGCAGACGGCCGCCGCCCGTGCGGGAGGACGGGCGGGTCGCGTTGGTCGCGCCGGGAGTGCCCGTCTCCGCCCGACGGACGGCGCTGGCGGCGACACGGCTCCGTTCCGTCTTCGGACTGACGACGACCCGGTACCCGACGGCCCGGCGGTCACCGGCCGACGGGCCGGCGCCGCCGGCCGAGCGGGCCGAAGAGCTGATGCGCGCGTTCTCGGACCCGGCCGTCGACGCCGTGTTCGCGGTCGCCGACGGCGGTCCGGCGGCGCGTGTCGTCTCACACCTGGACGAGGGCCGGCTCCGCCGCCACCCGACTCGGTTGTTCGGCACCGGCCGGGTCGACGCCGTCCGACTGTTCCTCTGGCGGCTCGGAGTCGTCTCCTGGGGAGTGTCTGCGCACCCGGCGCTGACGCGCGAGGCTGGTGTCGACGGCCGGCTCCGGGACGGCCTCTCGCGGGCGTTGTTCGGACGCCTCGGCGACGTCACGTCACCGACGGCGTCGGCCGACGGCGACGACGGGAGACGGTCGCTCGGCGACGAGACGGCCTCGCGCTCGGGCTGGCGGTGGCGGGACCGCGGCACCGTCGCCGGTCCGGTGTGGGGCGGGCGACTCGGCGTCGTCAGACGGGAGCTGTGTGCCGCCCGGCTCTCGCCGGCGCCCGAGCGGCTGGAGGGTGCGGTGTTGGCGTTGTCGGCCGGCGGAGCGCTGCCGCCCGGGACGGCCGTGACGCGGCTGTTGGGAGCCCTCGGACGGCGAGGGTGGCTGACCCGGGTCGACGGGCTCCTGTTGGCTCGGCCGCCCGGCGGCGAGACGCCGGCCGTCTCGACAGTGTTCGAGGCAGCCGAGCGACAGCTCGCGCGACACGCCCCCGACACGACCCTCCTCGCGGGAGTGGCGTTCGGTGGGTCGACGCCCGCAGTGCCGTTGCCGCTCGGGGCGACCGCGCGGCTCGTGCCCGACACGGGCGGGCTCGTCTTCGAGTAG
- a CDS encoding transcriptional regulator translates to MSREALLENVTALLADAGFLTSERCAVRPRGFDLAARSGEDLLLVKVLGNVDAFDAATGGEMRRLGRYLSGTPLVVGLRTRDEDLKPGVVYFRHGVPAIHPDTLYDLLLEGVPPLIYAAPGGLYVNIDGDLVADERRDRGWSLGRLAEELGVSRRTVAKYEDGMNASVEVAVKLEDVFDEPFSDPVSVMDGAEEVRDGEPDPDEPEPSADPETERVHAVLSAAGFVVHPTERAPFDTVGEEDAGAEFTLLSTQASLTRAGEKRAKLMASIGRVTHTRAVFFTDDDADRESVDGTAVVGRSELSDDPERLRDLIRERSDEPQEA, encoded by the coding sequence ATGTCCCGTGAGGCACTCCTGGAGAACGTGACCGCGCTGCTCGCCGACGCGGGCTTCCTGACGAGCGAGCGGTGTGCGGTCCGTCCGCGGGGGTTCGACCTCGCTGCCCGGTCGGGCGAGGACCTGCTCCTCGTCAAGGTGCTGGGCAACGTGGACGCCTTCGACGCCGCGACCGGCGGTGAGATGCGTCGCCTGGGCCGGTACCTGTCGGGTACACCGTTGGTCGTCGGGCTGCGGACCCGCGACGAGGACCTGAAGCCGGGTGTGGTGTACTTCCGACACGGCGTGCCGGCGATCCACCCGGACACGCTGTACGACCTGTTGTTGGAGGGTGTGCCGCCGCTGATCTACGCCGCCCCCGGCGGGCTGTACGTCAACATCGACGGCGACCTGGTGGCGGACGAACGGCGCGATCGCGGCTGGAGTCTCGGCCGGCTGGCCGAGGAGCTGGGCGTCTCCCGACGCACCGTGGCGAAGTACGAGGACGGGATGAACGCCTCCGTCGAGGTGGCGGTGAAGCTGGAGGACGTGTTCGACGAGCCGTTCTCCGACCCCGTCTCCGTGATGGACGGCGCCGAGGAGGTCCGCGACGGTGAGCCGGACCCGGACGAACCGGAGCCATCGGCGGACCCGGAGACGGAGCGTGTCCACGCGGTGTTGTCCGCCGCCGGGTTCGTCGTCCACCCGACGGAGCGGGCGCCGTTCGACACGGTCGGCGAGGAGGACGCCGGCGCCGAGTTCACGCTGTTGTCCACGCAGGCGTCGCTCACCCGGGCCGGCGAGAAACGCGCCAAGCTGATGGCGTCCATCGGCCGCGTCACCCACACTCGAGCGGTGTTCTTCACCGACGACGACGCCGACCGGGAGTCCGTCGACGGCACGGCCGTCGTCGGCCGGTCGGAGCTGTCGGACGACCCCGAGCGACTCCGCGACCTCATCCGCGAGCGGTCCGACGAGCCACAGGAGGCGTAG
- a CDS encoding DUF2240 family protein produces the protein MSLETTVAVPFRSAGTDRMGEGEFVVALSLDRDWFSPDQAKRLVDVAEGRGLLTHENGDLRATFDPSGVTVPENFTPDSDVLTEQSTFERVIDRLVAAGVEKREAVAAANERQSEIAVSLETAAVLVARERGVDVADTAAAARTDLLGGDD, from the coding sequence GTGAGCCTAGAGACGACCGTGGCGGTGCCGTTCCGGAGCGCCGGCACGGACAGGATGGGGGAAGGCGAGTTCGTCGTCGCGCTGTCGCTGGACCGGGACTGGTTCTCGCCGGACCAGGCCAAGCGGCTCGTCGACGTGGCAGAGGGTCGCGGACTCCTCACCCACGAGAACGGAGACCTGCGGGCGACGTTCGACCCCAGCGGCGTGACCGTGCCGGAGAACTTCACCCCGGACTCGGACGTGTTGACCGAGCAGTCCACGTTCGAACGGGTGATCGACCGGCTCGTCGCCGCCGGCGTCGAGAAACGGGAGGCGGTCGCGGCCGCCAACGAACGGCAGAGCGAGATCGCCGTCAGCCTGGAGACGGCGGCCGTCCTGGTGGCCCGCGAGCGTGGTGTCGACGTCGCCGACACCGCGGCGGCCGCCCGGACGGACCTGCTCGGGGGTGACGACTGA
- a CDS encoding CNNM domain-containing protein — MNTFEIGLRLAAGTLLILANGFFVAIEFALTRARQFTESEFLGGDSRLERAWEMTQDLELYLTTCQVGITASSIAVGIVAEPALAALFEPLFGGTALASLGAGALIAYFIINLVHLTHGEQTPTYLGVERSRFVCRYGAAPLHYFYVVISPLIKLGDWVAKQTLRLFGVEMTGAWLEAEEDAIESRAQLRTRLSSLLEEGELSGERREEVLHALEAGTTEVREVMVSEPDVTFLSTAADPTENLRRIAETAYVRYPLVGESVDEFVGMVYVPSVVDQTDALKNGETTFEELAAPPMTISADTSVSDAVDRFQAESQELALVLSDGEVVGLLTATDALETVMGELEDPLDTDEPHPAGRDDIAPN, encoded by the coding sequence ATGAACACGTTCGAGATCGGGCTCCGGCTGGCCGCCGGCACGCTCCTGATCCTGGCGAACGGCTTCTTCGTCGCAATCGAGTTCGCGCTCACACGCGCTAGACAGTTCACGGAGTCGGAGTTCCTCGGCGGTGACAGCCGTCTAGAACGCGCCTGGGAGATGACACAGGACCTGGAGCTGTACCTCACGACCTGTCAGGTCGGGATCACGGCCTCCAGTATCGCGGTCGGCATCGTCGCAGAGCCGGCGCTCGCGGCGTTGTTCGAGCCGTTGTTCGGCGGCACCGCGCTGGCGTCGTTGGGTGCCGGCGCCCTGATCGCGTACTTCATCATCAACCTCGTCCACCTCACCCACGGGGAGCAGACCCCGACGTACCTCGGGGTCGAGCGGTCGCGGTTCGTCTGCCGCTACGGCGCCGCGCCGCTCCACTACTTCTACGTCGTGATCTCGCCGTTGATCAAGCTGGGCGACTGGGTGGCCAAACAGACCCTCCGGCTGTTCGGCGTCGAGATGACCGGCGCCTGGCTGGAGGCGGAAGAAGACGCTATCGAGTCCCGCGCCCAGCTCCGAACCCGGCTGTCGTCACTGCTGGAGGAGGGTGAGCTGTCGGGCGAACGGCGCGAGGAGGTGTTACACGCCTTGGAGGCCGGCACGACGGAGGTGCGGGAGGTGATGGTCTCGGAGCCGGACGTGACGTTCCTCTCGACGGCCGCCGACCCGACGGAGAACCTGCGGCGGATCGCCGAGACGGCGTACGTCCGGTACCCGCTCGTTGGCGAGAGCGTCGACGAGTTCGTCGGGATGGTGTACGTCCCGAGCGTCGTCGACCAGACGGACGCGCTGAAGAACGGGGAGACGACGTTCGAGGAGCTCGCGGCGCCGCCGATGACGATCTCCGCAGACACGTCCGTCAGTGACGCCGTCGACCGCTTCCAGGCGGAGAGTCAGGAGCTCGCGTTGGTCCTGTCGGACGGCGAGGTGGTCGGCCTCCTCACCGCGACAGACGCCCTAGAGACGGTGATGGGGGAGCTGGAGGACCCGTTGGACACGGACGAACCACACCCGGCCGGCCGGGACGACATCGCGCCGAACTGA
- a CDS encoding Tat pathway signal protein has translation MTLDDTLPRREFCKAAVATGGAAALSACLDRFGDETEPIPAGDGPGAHPQEQHAWNDHVRTDDHGNTLLPRHQLLLYCELPGDGPPTETARERVGAAFDALDDAFAWSNEGLLHSVAYSRAYFERYGSGPAGVDLPRPRPLADFETPTFDEHDLLVHLASDRSTALLAAEEALRGRRDRANDAPVPALTDAVEIADRRTGFVGAGMPRERADGLEGIPDGNPVPEAAPLFTGFVAGFRQNQATEAYVTLEDGAFAGGTTKAVSNWRQRLSDWYDEQTHDERVTELFSPQHAERGLVDGVGESLGDDSGVDAFLDDLGEVAREHGRIGHAQKAARANRDADGDVRLLRRHFESTDDGVASLHFPSLQRDLSAFEAVRRAMNGDDVMDATPAVRQRVNNGILEYVFVRHRGYFLVPPRAKRALPRPAE, from the coding sequence GTGACGCTCGACGACACACTCCCTCGGCGGGAGTTCTGCAAGGCGGCCGTCGCAACCGGCGGGGCGGCGGCGTTGTCGGCGTGTCTGGACCGGTTCGGCGACGAGACCGAGCCCATCCCGGCCGGCGACGGCCCCGGCGCACACCCCCAGGAGCAACACGCCTGGAACGACCACGTCCGGACCGACGACCACGGGAACACGTTGTTGCCGCGCCACCAGCTGTTGCTGTACTGCGAGCTCCCCGGCGACGGCCCGCCGACGGAGACGGCCCGCGAACGGGTCGGAGCCGCCTTCGACGCCCTCGACGACGCGTTCGCCTGGAGCAACGAGGGGTTGCTCCACTCCGTCGCCTACTCCCGGGCGTACTTCGAGCGATACGGCTCCGGGCCGGCGGGGGTCGACCTCCCGCGGCCGCGGCCGCTGGCGGACTTCGAGACCCCGACGTTCGACGAACACGACCTGCTCGTCCACCTCGCGTCCGACCGCTCGACGGCGTTGCTCGCGGCAGAGGAGGCACTCCGAGGGCGACGCGACCGAGCCAACGACGCCCCCGTGCCGGCACTGACCGACGCCGTCGAGATCGCCGACCGCCGGACGGGGTTCGTCGGTGCCGGAATGCCGCGCGAACGCGCAGACGGGCTGGAGGGCATCCCGGACGGCAACCCGGTTCCCGAGGCCGCGCCGTTGTTCACGGGGTTCGTGGCCGGCTTTCGCCAGAACCAGGCGACCGAGGCGTACGTCACGCTCGAGGACGGGGCGTTCGCGGGCGGGACGACGAAGGCCGTCTCGAACTGGCGGCAACGGCTCTCGGACTGGTACGACGAACAGACCCACGACGAACGAGTCACGGAGTTGTTCTCGCCACAACACGCCGAACGGGGACTCGTCGACGGAGTCGGCGAGAGCCTCGGCGACGACAGCGGGGTCGACGCGTTCCTCGACGACCTCGGCGAGGTCGCCCGGGAACACGGCCGGATCGGTCACGCTCAGAAGGCCGCCCGGGCCAACCGCGACGCCGACGGCGACGTCCGTCTCCTCCGGCGACACTTCGAGTCGACCGACGACGGAGTGGCGAGTCTCCACTTCCCGTCGCTCCAACGGGACCTGTCGGCGTTCGAGGCGGTCCGGCGCGCGATGAACGGCGACGACGTGATGGACGCCACGCCCGCGGTCAGACAACGCGTCAACAACGGCATCTTGGAGTACGTGTTCGTCCGTCACCGGGGGTACTTCCTCGTGCCGCCGCGGGCCAAGCGAGCGCTCCCGCGTCCGGCGGAGTGA
- a CDS encoding DsbA family protein: protein MTDDTLAVYSDFVCPFCYLGRAALREYLAAADDPPTVEWRLFDLRGYKRDPDGGFRDVDDGKDEAYFEEARENVARLREQYDVEMQSFDDLPEVDSWDAQQAALYVRQTSDSFDEFYNATMDAYWRDGRDIADPDVLAAVAEDVGVPSGEIREAVSDDRLGTELDDRFERARRRGISGIPTFVYGDHAARGAVPPAHLERLVEGA, encoded by the coding sequence GTGACCGACGACACACTGGCCGTCTACTCGGACTTCGTCTGTCCGTTCTGTTACTTGGGCCGTGCCGCACTCCGGGAGTACCTCGCGGCCGCCGACGACCCGCCGACCGTCGAGTGGCGGTTGTTCGACCTCCGCGGGTACAAGCGCGACCCGGACGGTGGGTTCCGGGACGTGGACGACGGGAAAGACGAGGCGTACTTCGAGGAGGCACGCGAGAACGTCGCGCGACTCCGGGAGCAGTACGACGTCGAGATGCAGTCGTTCGACGACCTGCCGGAGGTGGACTCCTGGGACGCCCAACAGGCGGCGTTGTACGTCCGACAGACGTCCGACTCCTTCGACGAGTTCTACAACGCGACGATGGACGCCTACTGGCGCGACGGCCGCGACATCGCCGACCCGGACGTGCTCGCCGCCGTCGCCGAGGACGTCGGCGTGCCGAGCGGGGAGATCCGCGAGGCCGTCTCCGACGACCGACTCGGCACGGAGCTAGACGACCGGTTCGAGCGCGCACGACGCCGGGGGATCAGCGGGATCCCGACGTTCGTCTACGGCGACCACGCCGCTCGCGGGGCGGTGCCGCCGGCCCACCTCGAACGACTGGTCGAGGGGGCCTGA
- a CDS encoding trans-acting enoyl reductase family protein, whose amino-acid sequence MSTQHRQYDVLVWGATGVAGRLVAEHLTDRYAPEDLALALGGRSEERLAAVAEAFTGADSEWDDLPLVLGDATEPERLREIAEQTQVVCTTVGPYTTYGSPMVAACAAAGTDYCDLTGEVNWVREIVDRYHDEAAANDARIVHSCGFDSVPTDLGTAVVQEHALETFEAPCDVVRVYLEAGDGGVSGGTLASFAELFDEASSDPIARQTLANPYSLAPAGERDGVDPGEQTGPRRDGLRGEWTGPSPMAVVNERVVRRSNALLEYPWGREFRCTESIPTGDGLGGAAAATGLSAGMGLVTAALSVDPVREAVREYVFPDRGEGPSSEEAKEGRFRIGLLGRGTAPEGQFVVEGTFAADRGPGYGATAQMLGESAVALLRDDTDSPLSGGVLTPASGIGTPLAGRLRDVGFEITAGTRA is encoded by the coding sequence GTGTCGACACAACACCGACAGTACGACGTACTCGTGTGGGGCGCGACTGGGGTCGCCGGCCGGCTCGTCGCCGAACACCTGACGGACCGGTACGCGCCGGAGGACCTGGCGCTCGCGTTGGGCGGTCGGAGCGAGGAACGGCTCGCGGCGGTCGCCGAGGCGTTCACCGGCGCCGACAGCGAGTGGGACGACCTCCCGCTCGTGCTCGGTGACGCGACCGAGCCGGAGCGGCTCCGAGAGATCGCCGAACAGACGCAGGTGGTGTGTACGACCGTCGGGCCGTACACCACCTACGGCTCGCCGATGGTCGCGGCGTGTGCCGCCGCCGGCACCGACTACTGTGACCTCACCGGCGAGGTGAACTGGGTCCGCGAGATCGTCGACCGCTACCACGACGAGGCGGCTGCGAACGACGCTCGGATCGTCCACAGCTGTGGGTTCGACTCCGTCCCGACGGATCTGGGGACGGCGGTCGTACAGGAACACGCGCTCGAGACCTTCGAGGCGCCGTGTGACGTAGTTCGGGTGTACCTGGAGGCGGGCGACGGCGGCGTCAGCGGTGGGACGTTGGCGAGCTTCGCAGAGCTGTTCGACGAGGCCTCGAGTGACCCCATCGCGCGCCAGACACTGGCGAACCCCTACTCGCTGGCGCCAGCGGGGGAACGCGACGGCGTCGACCCGGGCGAACAGACCGGGCCACGACGAGACGGGCTGCGCGGGGAGTGGACCGGTCCGTCGCCGATGGCGGTCGTGAACGAACGGGTGGTCCGGCGAAGCAACGCTCTCCTGGAATACCCGTGGGGTCGGGAGTTCCGGTGTACCGAGTCGATCCCGACCGGTGACGGTCTCGGCGGGGCGGCCGCCGCGACCGGACTGTCGGCGGGGATGGGGCTGGTGACGGCTGCGTTGTCGGTCGACCCCGTCCGCGAGGCGGTACGCGAGTACGTCTTCCCCGACCGGGGAGAGGGGCCGTCGTCCGAGGAGGCCAAGGAGGGCCGGTTCCGGATCGGACTGCTCGGGCGCGGCACCGCACCGGAGGGGCAGTTCGTCGTCGAGGGGACGTTCGCGGCCGACCGCGGTCCGGGCTACGGCGCGACCGCACAGATGCTCGGGGAGTCGGCGGTGGCACTCCTCCGAGACGACACCGACTCACCGCTGTCGGGTGGGGTGCTCACCCCGGCGTCGGGAATCGGGACGCCACTCGCCGGCCGACTCCGTGACGTGGGGTTCGAGATCACGGCCGGGACGCGGGCGTGA
- a CDS encoding SDR family oxidoreductase, giving the protein MDTPRLDALETPDLSGSTAFVTGTTRGIGKEIALALAEAGANVVSTGKTVDDSDSDLEGTIGETADACRERGVDSLAVQLDVRDEAAVEAAVETAIDEFGEVDIVINNASAIQLANVADLPTKRFDLLNDVNARGSYLVARAFLPHLREQDGAWLLANAPPVTTDRAPGKAPYAWSKLGMSFLTLSLAEELAADDVGCNTFWPVTAIDTRATRYFGLGTEDDWRHPRIVADTVLGILSRDPAEFTGEALYDEDVLREAGVESFAPYNLTEGDPAPTSAQMFDESFSR; this is encoded by the coding sequence CCGGACCTCTCCGGCTCGACGGCGTTCGTCACCGGCACGACCCGTGGCATCGGCAAGGAGATCGCGCTCGCGCTCGCCGAGGCGGGGGCGAACGTCGTCTCCACCGGCAAGACCGTCGACGACTCCGACTCCGACCTGGAGGGGACGATCGGCGAGACCGCCGACGCCTGCCGGGAACGAGGGGTCGACAGCCTCGCCGTCCAACTGGACGTGCGCGACGAGGCGGCGGTGGAGGCCGCCGTCGAGACCGCAATCGACGAGTTCGGTGAGGTCGACATCGTGATCAACAACGCGAGCGCGATCCAGTTGGCCAACGTCGCGGACCTCCCGACGAAACGGTTCGATCTCCTGAACGACGTGAACGCCCGGGGGAGCTACCTCGTCGCCCGCGCGTTCCTCCCACACCTCCGCGAGCAGGACGGTGCCTGGCTGTTGGCGAACGCGCCACCGGTGACGACGGACCGCGCTCCGGGAAAGGCGCCGTACGCGTGGTCCAAGCTGGGAATGAGCTTCCTCACCCTGTCGCTGGCCGAAGAACTCGCGGCCGACGACGTCGGGTGTAACACGTTCTGGCCGGTCACCGCCATCGACACCCGAGCGACGCGGTACTTCGGCCTCGGGACGGAAGACGACTGGCGACACCCGCGGATCGTCGCCGACACGGTCTTGGGGATCCTCTCGCGTGATCCCGCCGAGTTCACGGGAGAGGCGCTGTACGACGAGGACGTGTTGCGCGAGGCCGGCGTGGAGTCGTTCGCCCCGTACAACCTCACCGAGGGCGACCCCGCGCCCACCTCCGCGCAGATGTTCGACGAGTCGTTCTCGCGGTAG